The following coding sequences are from one Deinococcus aerophilus window:
- the rpsJ gene encoding 30S ribosomal protein S10 has protein sequence MVAPKIRIKLRGFDHKALDQSASKIVDTVRRTGADVSGPVPLPTRIRRFCVLRSPFVNKDSREHFEIRTHNRLVDIMNPTKKTIDSLMTLDLPTGVDIEIKTVGGRA, from the coding sequence ATGGTTGCCCCGAAGATTCGCATCAAACTGCGTGGTTTCGACCACAAGGCGCTGGACCAGTCCGCGAGCAAGATCGTGGACACGGTCCGGCGCACCGGGGCGGACGTGAGCGGCCCAGTGCCGCTCCCTACCCGCATCCGCCGCTTCTGCGTGCTGCGCTCGCCCTTTGTGAACAAGGACAGCCGCGAGCACTTTGAGATCCGCACGCACAACCGCCTGGTGGACATCATGAACCCCACCAAGAAGACCATCGACAGCCTGATGACCCTCGATCTGCCCACCGGTGTGGACATCGAGATCAAGACGGTGGGAGGCCGCGCATGA
- the rplC gene encoding 50S ribosomal protein L3, whose amino-acid sequence MKGLLGTKIGMTQIWKGDRAVPVTVVLAGPCPVVQRKTALSDGYEAVQIGFSPKSEKRVNRPAMGHFKKAGVSPVRFLREFRDFNPEGETVSVDIFAEGEKIDATGTSKGKGFQGVMKRWNFKGGPASHGSKKWHRRPGSIGQRKTPGRVYKGKRMAGHMGMDRITVQNLEVVEVRADENLILVKGAIPGANGGLVVLRQAAKGGK is encoded by the coding sequence ATGAAGGGCCTGCTCGGCACCAAGATCGGCATGACCCAGATCTGGAAGGGCGACCGCGCCGTTCCGGTGACGGTGGTGCTCGCCGGTCCCTGCCCGGTCGTGCAGCGCAAGACCGCGCTGAGCGACGGCTACGAGGCCGTGCAGATCGGTTTCTCGCCCAAGAGCGAGAAGCGCGTGAACCGCCCCGCCATGGGTCACTTCAAGAAGGCCGGGGTGTCTCCCGTGCGCTTCCTGCGCGAGTTCCGCGACTTCAATCCTGAAGGCGAGACCGTCAGCGTGGACATCTTCGCCGAAGGCGAGAAGATCGACGCGACCGGCACCAGCAAGGGCAAGGGCTTCCAGGGCGTTATGAAGCGCTGGAACTTCAAGGGCGGTCCGGCCAGCCACGGCTCCAAGAAGTGGCACCGCCGTCCCGGCTCCATCGGCCAGCGCAAGACGCCCGGCCGCGTGTACAAGGGCAAGCGCATGGCCGGCCACATGGGCATGGACCGCATCACCGTCCAGAACCTCGAAGTGGTTGAAGTGCGCGCCGACGAGAACCTGATCCTGGTCAAGGGTGCGATTCCCGGGGCCAACGGCGGTCTCGTGGTGTTGCGCCAGGCTGCCAAGGGAGGCAAATAA
- the rplD gene encoding 50S ribosomal protein L4, with product MAQINVIGQNGGRQISLELPEPNAGVLHEVVTWQLANRRRGTASTKTRAQVSASGKKMYSQKGTGNARHGDRSVPTFVGGGVAFGPKPRGYGYTLPRKVRQLGLAMALADRQQEGKLLAVDGFGLDGKTKGFVSWAADNGMNGSESVLVVTDDVQTRQAARNVPWATVLPVAGLNAYDILRHDRLIIDAVALEPAQDDEQAGGEVA from the coding sequence ATGGCGCAGATCAACGTGATCGGTCAGAACGGCGGTCGTCAGATCAGCCTGGAACTGCCCGAACCCAACGCGGGCGTGCTGCACGAAGTGGTGACCTGGCAACTTGCCAACCGCCGCCGTGGCACCGCCAGCACCAAGACCCGCGCGCAGGTCAGCGCGTCGGGCAAGAAGATGTACAGCCAGAAGGGCACCGGTAACGCCCGTCACGGCGACCGCAGTGTTCCCACCTTCGTGGGCGGCGGCGTGGCCTTCGGGCCCAAGCCGCGCGGCTACGGCTACACCCTGCCCCGCAAGGTGCGTCAGCTGGGCCTGGCGATGGCCCTGGCCGACCGTCAGCAGGAAGGCAAGCTGCTCGCCGTGGACGGCTTTGGCCTCGACGGCAAGACCAAGGGCTTCGTGAGCTGGGCAGCCGACAACGGCATGAACGGTTCCGAGAGCGTCCTGGTCGTCACCGACGACGTGCAGACCCGCCAGGCGGCACGCAACGTGCCGTGGGCAACCGTGCTGCCCGTCGCTGGCCTGAACGCCTACGACATCCTGCGTCACGACCGACTGATCATTGACGCGGTGGCGCTGGAACCGGCCCAGGATGACGAACAGGCCGGGGGAGAAGTCGCATGA
- a CDS encoding 50S ribosomal protein L23, producing the protein MSYYDIIHQPVISEKAYAGMERGVYSFWVSPKASKTEIKSAIQRAFGVSVIGISTMNVRGKQKRVGRFMGQRNDRKKAVVRLAEGQRIEQLEGQA; encoded by the coding sequence ATGAGCTACTACGACATCATTCACCAGCCGGTGATCAGCGAGAAGGCCTACGCAGGCATGGAACGCGGTGTCTACTCGTTCTGGGTCAGCCCCAAGGCGAGCAAGACCGAGATCAAGAGCGCCATCCAGCGCGCCTTCGGCGTCAGCGTGATCGGCATCAGCACCATGAACGTGCGCGGCAAGCAAAAGCGCGTGGGCCGCTTCATGGGCCAGCGCAATGACCGCAAGAAGGCCGTGGTTCGTCTCGCCGAAGGCCAGCGCATCGAGCAACTCGAAGGCCAGGCTTAA
- the rplB gene encoding 50S ribosomal protein L2 yields MAIKKYRPYTPSRRQMTTADFSGLTKKRPEKALTTALPKSGGRNNRGRITSRFIGGGHKRLYRIIDFKRRDKSGVVAKVAAIEYDPNRSARIALLHYADGEKRYILAPEGLQVGATVNAGPEAEPKLGHALPLRFVPVGAVVHSVELVPGKGAQLARSAGTSIQVQGKESDYVILRLPSGELRRVHSECYATIGTVGNAEHKNINLGKAGRSRWLGRKPHQRGSAMNPVDHPHGGGEGRTGAGRVPVSPWGQPSKGLKTRKKRKISDRFIITRRGGK; encoded by the coding sequence ATGGCGATTAAAAAGTACCGTCCGTATACCCCGTCGCGCCGTCAGATGACGACCGCCGACTTCAGCGGCCTGACCAAGAAGCGTCCGGAAAAGGCGCTGACTACCGCGCTGCCCAAGTCCGGCGGACGCAACAACCGCGGCCGCATCACCAGCCGCTTTATCGGCGGCGGCCACAAGCGTCTGTACCGCATCATCGACTTCAAGCGCCGCGACAAGTCCGGTGTGGTCGCCAAGGTGGCGGCCATCGAGTACGATCCCAACCGCAGCGCCCGCATCGCCCTGCTGCACTACGCCGACGGCGAGAAGCGCTACATCCTGGCCCCCGAGGGCCTGCAGGTGGGTGCCACCGTCAATGCCGGTCCCGAAGCCGAGCCCAAGCTGGGCCACGCCCTGCCGCTGCGCTTCGTGCCGGTCGGCGCGGTGGTGCACAGCGTGGAACTCGTTCCCGGCAAGGGCGCGCAGCTGGCCCGCAGCGCCGGCACGAGCATTCAGGTGCAGGGCAAGGAAAGCGATTACGTGATCCTGCGCCTCCCCAGCGGCGAACTGCGCCGCGTGCACAGCGAGTGCTACGCGACCATCGGTACGGTCGGCAACGCCGAGCACAAGAACATCAACCTCGGTAAGGCCGGACGCAGCCGCTGGCTCGGCCGCAAGCCCCATCAGCGAGGCAGCGCCATGAACCCGGTGGATCACCCACACGGCGGTGGTGAAGGCCGTACCGGCGCAGGCCGCGTGCCCGTGTCTCCGTGGGGTCAGCCCAGCAAGGGCCTCAAGACCCGCAAGAAGCGCAAGATCTCGGACCGCTTCATCATCACCCGCCGCGGCGGGAAGTAA
- the rpsS gene encoding 30S ribosomal protein S19, with protein sequence MPRSLKKGPFVDDHLLQKVDTQNDRKDKRVIKTWSRRSTIVPEMIGHTIAVHNGKQHIPVFVNEQMIGHKLGEFSPTRSYRGHGSEKSAKGSKKK encoded by the coding sequence ATGCCCCGTAGCCTGAAGAAAGGCCCGTTCGTGGACGATCACCTCCTGCAGAAGGTGGACACCCAGAACGACCGCAAAGATAAGCGCGTGATCAAGACCTGGTCGCGGCGCTCGACCATCGTGCCCGAGATGATCGGCCACACCATCGCCGTCCATAACGGCAAGCAGCACATTCCGGTCTTCGTCAACGAGCAGATGATCGGCCACAAGCTCGGTGAGTTCTCGCCCACCCGAAGCTACCGTGGTCACGGCTCGGAGAAGAGCGCCAAGGGGAGCAAGAAGAAATGA
- the rplV gene encoding 50S ribosomal protein L22, with the protein MTAPEQTQFRNKKQRKQQVKLRRPGYALAKYVRISPRKVRLVVDVIRGKSVSDAEALLRFIPRAASEPVAKVLNSAKHNALHNDDMLEDRLVITAAYVDAGPTLKRLIPRARGSANIIKKRTSHITIIVGERESKGRK; encoded by the coding sequence ATGACCGCTCCTGAACAGACCCAGTTCCGCAACAAGAAGCAGCGCAAGCAGCAGGTCAAACTGCGCCGTCCCGGCTACGCGCTGGCCAAGTACGTGCGCATCAGCCCCCGCAAGGTGCGTCTGGTCGTGGACGTGATTCGTGGCAAGAGCGTCAGCGACGCCGAAGCCCTGCTGCGTTTCATTCCCCGTGCGGCCTCCGAGCCGGTCGCCAAGGTGCTGAACAGCGCCAAGCACAACGCGCTGCACAACGACGACATGCTAGAAGACCGTCTGGTGATCACGGCAGCCTACGTGGACGCCGGCCCCACCCTCAAGCGCCTGATTCCCCGCGCACGCGGCAGCGCCAACATCATCAAGAAGCGCACCAGCCACATCACCATCATCGTGGGCGAGCGCGAGAGCAAGGGGCGTAAATAA
- the rpsC gene encoding 30S ribosomal protein S3, translating into MGNKINPNGFRLGITRGWNSRWYAGKKQYAGLLKEDEKIRNLIDKKLSAAGIARVEIERAGQQVNVIISAAKPGIVIGKGGDSIKQLRGDIERVVSAGTVAVNVAEIPNPNISAPLVALRIAEQIERRFAFRRAMKQAAQRVMESGARGVKIILSGRLGGAEQARTEKVLEGRVPLHTLRADIDYGTALARTTYGILGIKVLVFNGEVIGGKTETMARPPRRDDRRREDGDRPNRRRPAAGRRRPGGE; encoded by the coding sequence ATGGGCAATAAAATCAACCCGAACGGCTTCCGCCTGGGCATTACCCGGGGCTGGAACAGCCGCTGGTACGCCGGCAAGAAGCAGTACGCCGGCCTGCTCAAGGAAGACGAGAAGATCCGCAACCTGATTGACAAGAAGCTGTCTGCCGCCGGCATTGCCCGCGTGGAGATCGAGCGCGCTGGTCAGCAGGTCAACGTGATCATCTCGGCCGCTAAGCCGGGCATCGTGATCGGGAAGGGCGGCGACAGCATCAAGCAGCTGCGCGGCGACATCGAGCGTGTGGTGTCGGCGGGTACGGTGGCCGTGAACGTCGCCGAGATCCCCAACCCCAACATCAGCGCCCCGCTGGTCGCCCTGCGCATCGCCGAGCAGATCGAGCGCCGCTTCGCGTTCCGCCGCGCCATGAAGCAGGCCGCGCAGCGCGTGATGGAATCGGGCGCCCGTGGCGTCAAGATCATCCTGTCCGGCCGTCTGGGCGGAGCCGAGCAGGCCCGCACCGAGAAGGTCCTTGAAGGCCGCGTGCCGCTGCACACCCTGCGCGCCGACATCGACTACGGCACCGCGCTGGCCCGCACCACCTACGGCATCCTGGGCATCAAGGTCCTGGTGTTCAACGGTGAAGTGATCGGGGGCAAGACCGAGACCATGGCCCGCCCGCCGCGCCGCGACGACCGCCGCCGTGAAGACGGGGATCGTCCCAACCGCCGCCGTCCCGCCGCAGGGCGCCGTCGCCCTGGAGGTGAATGA
- the rplP gene encoding 50S ribosomal protein L16, whose translation MLLPKRTKYRKQHRGRMTGDAKGGDYVAFGDYGLVAMEPAWIRSNQIEACRIVMSRHFRRGGKIYIRIFPDKPVTKKPAETRMGKGKGAVEFWVSVVKPGRVMFEVSGVTEVQAKEAFRLAGHKLPIQTKMVKREVYDEAQ comes from the coding sequence ATGCTTCTTCCGAAGCGTACCAAGTACCGCAAGCAGCACCGCGGCCGGATGACCGGTGACGCCAAGGGCGGCGATTATGTCGCGTTTGGTGACTACGGCCTGGTGGCCATGGAACCCGCGTGGATCCGCAGCAACCAGATCGAGGCGTGCCGCATCGTGATGAGCCGCCACTTCCGCCGCGGCGGCAAGATCTACATTCGTATTTTCCCCGACAAGCCCGTGACCAAGAAGCCCGCCGAAACCCGAATGGGTAAGGGGAAGGGTGCCGTGGAGTTCTGGGTGAGCGTCGTGAAGCCGGGCCGCGTGATGTTCGAGGTCTCCGGCGTGACCGAGGTCCAGGCCAAGGAAGCCTTCCGCCTGGCCGGTCACAAGCTGCCCATCCAGACCAAGATGGTCAAGCGCGAGGTCTACGATGAAGCCCAGTGA
- the rpmC gene encoding 50S ribosomal protein L29, whose translation MKPSEMRELKAEDFQTEIEARKKELMELRFQAAMGNLAQPHRVRQLRREVAQLNTIRGEQGRTAQSGQGEQA comes from the coding sequence ATGAAGCCCAGTGAAATGCGTGAGCTGAAGGCCGAGGATTTCCAGACGGAAATCGAGGCCCGCAAGAAGGAACTGATGGAACTGCGGTTCCAGGCGGCCATGGGCAACCTGGCCCAGCCGCACCGCGTCCGCCAGCTCCGCCGTGAAGTCGCCCAGCTGAACACCATCCGTGGTGAGCAGGGCCGCACTGCCCAGAGCGGGCAGGGAGAGCAGGCATGA
- the rpsQ gene encoding 30S ribosomal protein S17: MKKTFTGVVVSDKADKTVSVKVERRFAHPLYGKVVTRSHKYAAHDENNEYKLGDQVEIIAVRPISKTKTWKVTRLIDRPRGIETTAVETELAGGEA, encoded by the coding sequence ATGAAGAAGACCTTTACGGGCGTCGTTGTGAGCGACAAGGCCGACAAGACGGTCAGCGTCAAGGTCGAGCGCCGTTTCGCCCACCCCCTGTACGGCAAGGTCGTCACGCGCAGCCACAAGTACGCCGCGCACGACGAGAACAACGAGTACAAGCTGGGCGACCAGGTGGAGATCATCGCCGTGCGTCCCATCTCGAAGACCAAGACCTGGAAGGTCACGCGCCTGATCGATCGCCCCCGCGGCATCGAGACCACGGCCGTAGAGACCGAACTGGCCGGGGGTGAGGCATGA
- the rplN gene encoding 50S ribosomal protein L14 → MILPQSRLDVADNSGAREIMCIRVLNSGIGGKGLTTGGGGNKRYAHVGDIIVASVKDAAPRGTVKSGDVVKAVVVRTAHAIKRADGSTIRFDKNAAVIINNQGEPRGTRVFGPVARELRDRRFMKIVSLAPEVL, encoded by the coding sequence ATGATTCTTCCGCAGTCCCGCCTCGACGTGGCCGACAACAGCGGCGCGCGCGAGATCATGTGCATCCGCGTGCTCAACAGCGGCATCGGCGGCAAGGGCCTGACGACCGGGGGCGGCGGCAACAAGCGCTACGCCCACGTGGGAGACATCATCGTCGCCAGCGTCAAGGACGCCGCGCCCCGCGGCACCGTCAAGTCCGGCGACGTGGTCAAGGCCGTGGTCGTGCGCACCGCACACGCCATCAAGCGTGCCGACGGCAGCACCATCCGCTTTGACAAGAACGCCGCCGTCATCATCAACAACCAGGGCGAACCGCGCGGCACGCGCGTCTTCGGACCGGTGGCCCGCGAACTGCGCGACCGCCGCTTCATGAAGATCGTTTCCCTGGCCCCGGAGGTGCTGTAA
- the rplX gene encoding 50S ribosomal protein L24 has protein sequence MPRPSAGSHHNDKLHVKKGDNVIVLSGKHKGQTGKVLLALPRDQKVVVEGVNMVTKNVKPSASNPSGGQEQRELALHASKVAVVDPETGKATRIRKAIVDGKKVRVAVASGKNID, from the coding sequence ATGCCCCGTCCCAGCGCCGGAAGCCACCACAACGACAAGCTGCACGTCAAGAAGGGTGACAACGTCATCGTTCTGAGCGGCAAGCACAAGGGCCAGACCGGTAAAGTGCTGCTCGCTCTGCCGCGCGACCAGAAGGTCGTTGTGGAAGGCGTCAACATGGTCACCAAGAACGTCAAGCCCAGCGCCAGCAACCCCAGCGGCGGCCAGGAACAGCGCGAGCTGGCCCTGCACGCCAGCAAGGTCGCCGTGGTCGATCCCGAGACCGGCAAGGCCACCCGCATCCGCAAGGCGATCGTGGACGGCAAGAAGGTCCGCGTTGCCGTGGCGAGCGGCAAGAACATCGACTGA
- the rplE gene encoding 50S ribosomal protein L5 translates to MQQLKQKYNETVKAAMMQQFGYSSVMAVPRIEKIVINEGLGSSKEDSKAIDKAAKELGLITLQKPIVTKAKKSISNFKLRQGMPVGIKVTLRGERMYVFLEKLINIGLPRIRDFRGINPNAFDGRGNYNLGIKEQLIFPEITYDMVDKVRGMDITIVTSAKTDEEARALLQAMGLPFRK, encoded by the coding sequence ATGCAACAGCTCAAGCAGAAGTACAACGAAACGGTCAAGGCCGCGATGATGCAGCAGTTCGGCTACTCCTCCGTGATGGCCGTGCCCCGCATCGAGAAGATCGTGATCAACGAGGGTCTGGGCAGCAGCAAGGAAGACAGCAAGGCCATCGATAAGGCCGCCAAGGAACTGGGCCTGATCACCCTGCAAAAGCCCATCGTGACCAAGGCGAAGAAGAGCATCAGCAACTTCAAGCTGCGTCAGGGCATGCCGGTGGGCATCAAGGTCACGCTGCGCGGCGAGCGCATGTACGTGTTCCTGGAAAAGCTGATCAACATCGGCCTGCCCCGCATCCGCGATTTCCGCGGCATCAACCCCAACGCTTTTGACGGCCGGGGCAACTACAACCTCGGAATCAAAGAGCAGCTGATCTTCCCGGAAATCACCTATGATATGGTGGACAAGGTGCGCGGTATGGACATCACCATCGTGACCTCCGCGAAGACCGACGAAGAAGCCCGTGCGCTGCTCCAGGCGATGGGCCTGCCCTTCCGCAAGTAA
- a CDS encoding type Z 30S ribosomal protein S14, with translation MANTSKVVKAARGHKFAVQNYSRCSRCGRARGYYRFFGMCRICIREMAHKGELPGVKKSSW, from the coding sequence ATGGCGAATACCTCGAAAGTTGTGAAGGCTGCGCGCGGCCATAAATTTGCCGTGCAGAACTACAGCCGCTGCTCCCGCTGTGGCCGCGCCCGTGGCTACTACCGCTTTTTCGGCATGTGCCGCATCTGCATCCGCGAGATGGCACATAAGGGCGAATTGCCCGGCGTGAAAAAGAGCAGCTGGTAA
- the rpsH gene encoding 30S ribosomal protein S8, whose product MLSDPIADMLTRIRNATRTFKETVDIPASKFKEELAKLLVKEGYVASYERLVPEGQKFDVLRVTLKYGQKREQVIKHIERVSRPGRRAYVSAENLPRIQRGLGLAVVSTSKGLLPDREARKEGVGGEVICVLW is encoded by the coding sequence ATGCTGAGTGATCCCATCGCTGACATGCTCACGCGTATTCGCAACGCGACGCGCACATTCAAGGAGACCGTGGATATCCCGGCTTCCAAGTTCAAAGAAGAACTGGCCAAGCTGCTGGTCAAGGAAGGCTACGTGGCCTCCTACGAGCGTCTGGTTCCCGAGGGCCAGAAGTTCGACGTGCTGCGCGTGACCCTGAAATACGGTCAGAAGCGCGAGCAGGTCATCAAGCACATCGAGCGCGTGTCCCGTCCGGGCCGCCGCGCTTACGTCAGCGCCGAGAACCTGCCCCGCATTCAGCGCGGCCTGGGCCTGGCCGTCGTCTCGACCTCCAAGGGCCTGCTGCCAGACCGCGAAGCCCGCAAGGAAGGCGTGGGCGGCGAAGTCATCTGCGTTCTGTGGTAA
- the rplF gene encoding 50S ribosomal protein L6 gives MSRIGRQPIAVPSGVTLSASAGVFKVKGPKGELTVPYNPELTIKHDGDQLLVERPSDQQRHRALHGLTRTLVSNAVKGVSDGFTINLELRGVGYRAKLNGKALELTIGYSHPVVIDPPAGVSFAVPEPTKIDVSGIDKQLVGQVAANVRKVRKPDAYHGKGVRFAGEKIALKAGKAGATGGKGKK, from the coding sequence ATGTCCCGAATTGGTAGACAACCCATCGCCGTGCCCAGCGGCGTGACCCTGAGCGCCAGCGCTGGCGTGTTCAAGGTCAAGGGGCCCAAAGGCGAACTCACCGTTCCCTACAACCCCGAACTGACCATCAAGCACGACGGCGACCAGCTGCTCGTGGAGCGTCCCAGCGATCAGCAGCGTCACCGCGCCCTGCACGGCCTGACCCGCACGCTGGTCTCCAACGCCGTCAAGGGCGTCAGCGACGGCTTCACCATCAACCTGGAGCTGCGTGGCGTGGGTTACCGTGCCAAGCTGAACGGCAAGGCGCTGGAACTGACCATCGGTTACAGCCACCCGGTCGTGATTGATCCGCCCGCCGGCGTGTCCTTCGCCGTGCCTGAACCCACCAAGATCGACGTCAGCGGCATTGATAAGCAGCTCGTCGGCCAGGTGGCCGCCAACGTCCGCAAGGTCCGCAAGCCCGACGCCTACCACGGCAAGGGTGTGCGCTTTGCCGGTGAGAAGATCGCCCTGAAGGCCGGTAAGGCCGGAGCCACGGGCGGGAAAGGGAAGAAATAA
- the rplR gene encoding 50S ribosomal protein L18, with translation MAASNANVVRRKLRARRKVRVAAGERPRLSVFRSSKHIYAQIIDDASGTTLAAASSAALKTGTKSETAAAVGKALAEAAASKGVTQVVFDRGQYRYHGRVKALADAAREGGLDF, from the coding sequence ATGGCCGCCTCGAATGCCAATGTCGTGCGCCGCAAGCTGCGCGCCCGCCGCAAGGTGCGCGTCGCCGCTGGCGAGCGTCCGCGCCTGAGCGTGTTCCGCTCCAGCAAGCACATCTACGCCCAGATCATCGACGACGCCAGCGGCACCACCCTGGCTGCGGCCAGCAGCGCCGCCTTGAAGACGGGCACCAAGTCTGAAACCGCCGCTGCAGTGGGCAAGGCCCTGGCCGAAGCCGCTGCCAGCAAGGGTGTGACCCAGGTGGTCTTCGACCGTGGTCAGTACCGTTATCACGGACGCGTCAAAGCGCTCGCAGACGCGGCGCGGGAGGGTGGCCTTGACTTTTAA
- the rpsE gene encoding 30S ribosomal protein S5 → MTFNRRNDRNAERESSEFEEKMLFVNRTSKTYQGGRRFRFAALVILGDRNGRVGMGIGKAKEVPVAIEKAKSIARKNMISVPVENGTIPHDIVGINSTSRVLLKPAGPGTGVIAGTVPRSIAELAGITNMLSKELGSRNKVNVAYAVFDGLKNLRTAKQVRALRGTEVQARTAQPVTTTPAAQSATTEAGAAEAGGSL, encoded by the coding sequence TTGACTTTTAATCGCAGAAATGACCGCAACGCGGAGCGTGAGAGCAGCGAATTCGAAGAAAAGATGCTGTTCGTCAACCGCACCTCCAAGACCTACCAGGGCGGACGCCGTTTCCGTTTCGCCGCGCTTGTGATCCTGGGTGACCGCAACGGTCGCGTGGGCATGGGCATCGGCAAGGCCAAGGAAGTGCCGGTGGCCATCGAGAAGGCCAAGAGCATTGCCCGCAAGAACATGATCTCGGTGCCCGTGGAAAACGGCACCATTCCGCACGACATCGTGGGCATCAACAGCACCAGCCGCGTGCTGCTCAAGCCTGCGGGTCCCGGTACCGGCGTGATTGCCGGCACCGTGCCGCGCTCGATCGCCGAACTGGCCGGCATCACCAACATGCTGTCCAAGGAACTCGGCAGCCGCAACAAGGTCAACGTGGCCTACGCGGTGTTCGACGGCCTGAAGAACCTGCGGACTGCCAAGCAGGTCCGCGCTCTGCGCGGCACCGAAGTGCAGGCCCGCACGGCCCAGCCCGTCACCACGACCCCCGCGGCCCAGTCGGCCACCACCGAAGCTGGCGCGGCGGAGGCGGGAGGTAGCCTGTGA
- the rpmD gene encoding 50S ribosomal protein L30: MKITLKRSIIGRPQNQVDTVKALGLRKIGDSREVSDSPAVRGMVRTVQHLLEVEA; this comes from the coding sequence ATCAAGATCACCCTCAAGCGCAGCATCATCGGCCGTCCGCAGAACCAAGTGGACACCGTCAAGGCGCTGGGACTTCGCAAAATCGGCGACAGCCGTGAGGTCAGCGACTCGCCCGCCGTGCGCGGGATGGTCCGGACCGTTCAGCACCTGCTGGAGGTGGAAGCGTGA
- the rplO gene encoding 50S ribosomal protein L15 has product MKLHDLKPAEGSRKNRKRVGRGPGGTDKTAGRGHKGQKSRSGAGKGPFFEGGRSTLISRLPKRGFNNVGTTYEIVKLSQLDAAQGETFDRTALELAGLVRRKNRPVKLLASGELTRAVTVHVDAASEAAIKAVEAAGGSVVLPQTQTTEAQKAE; this is encoded by the coding sequence GTGAAACTTCACGACCTGAAGCCCGCCGAGGGCAGCCGCAAGAACAGGAAGCGCGTCGGGCGTGGCCCCGGCGGCACCGACAAGACCGCCGGCCGTGGCCACAAGGGCCAGAAGTCGCGCAGTGGCGCGGGCAAGGGTCCCTTCTTTGAAGGTGGCCGCAGCACCCTGATCAGCCGCCTGCCCAAGCGCGGGTTCAACAATGTGGGTACGACCTACGAGATCGTCAAGCTGTCGCAGCTCGACGCCGCTCAGGGCGAGACCTTCGACCGCACCGCGCTGGAACTCGCGGGCTTGGTGCGCCGCAAGAACCGTCCGGTCAAACTGCTGGCCAGCGGTGAGCTGACGCGCGCCGTGACGGTGCACGTCGACGCCGCCAGCGAAGCCGCCATCAAAGCGGTGGAAGCCGCGGGCGGCAGCGTCGTGCTGCCTCAGACCCAGACCACCGAAGCCCAGAAGGCCGAGTAA